Sequence from the Candidatus Woesearchaeota archaeon genome:
TTTGGTTTTTGAGGTGTTCTTTCAATTCTGCTGTCACATACGGAACAGTATGTTCTGGCGCATCATACATCACTTGCAACGCTCTTATTATTTTTGGTTCTATTTCACTTCTTCTTTTTAGAATACTGTCGTATGCTTTTTCCGGAAGTTCTGTCAGTTGAAGTATTTCTTCTCGAGTAAAGCCAGCGTCCATTGCTTCATACACTTGTGATCCATGTCTGTACCCTAAACATATCATGTCATGCCTAGTTCCGATTTGTTGCATCAGAAATCTATCTTGTTTTTCTCTTCCATAACATTTCATATTCTGCAACGCAACATATCCAGGAACACCCACAAAATACGCGATATCCGTGCTGTTCATTTCCAGGTCAATCGCTCTGTGTACTGCTTCTTTTTTATACATAGGCACTACTTTTCTCTCTCTTGTTCCATAAAGGGGTTCCAAACCGACATCTCGAAATATGCGTGATATTGTCGTGAAGAATATACCACTCTGCTGAGAGAGCTCTTCTAAAGAAAGTTTTTCTCCTGCGTTTTGCGCTTGTCCATATATCTGAAATAAATTCTCCAATTTTTCAAGGGATATTTTTCGAGATTTGTCTCGATTAGTTTTATCATGTCCATAATAATACGCAGCGGCGAGCGCTTGCGCTTTTTCCTCAGGAGCAGCATGCGCAGCATAATGGACAAGATAGGTATTCTTTAACCAATCAATAATATATGTAAGTCTGTTTCTTTTCTGCTCTTCATGTTGTTTTGCAGTATTTTTCTTTTCTGCTTTTTGATTCTCCTGTTCTGTTCTTCTTGCTTTCCAAGCGTCATAAAATCCATGAGTTCTCATATAATTGCTTATTGTCGATGTTGCAATTTTCTCCCCTGTTATTTCTGTTACTTTTACGGCAATCTCTTTAAGGGTAAGAACAGGATCGTTATGAATAAGCGCATTACACTCTCCAGTTATTCTCCCTTTCCTTCCTCTTTTTCCAAATCCTTTTGGCAATTCCCGGGATGTTACTTTGAAGGCATAGTAAAAAGTATGTAAACTTTTCTGATAATGACCTCCCGCAGTGAGCCTTCTATACAAATCTGAGACTGACGCTGCTCCTGCCTTCAACTCTTCTCTTATGACATCTTCTAAATCCATTATAACTACTAGAGAATAACAAAACAGTTATAAAGTTTGCGTTGAAAGACAGAGCAAAAGAATATAAACAATTGTGTATTTTAGACGATTAAAAGAGCTCTCTAAGAGGCAAACAAAATGACAAAATCAAAAGATAAGGTGAAGAAATGGTAAACTTTCCTGAGTCGAAAGAAGATGATTATTTTACTTTACTGTCACGTTTAAAGAAGAGGATTCAAGAGGCACAGGTTAAAGCTGTTATATCGGTAAATAGGGAATTAGTATTCTTGTATTGGGAGATTGGGAGAAATATTTTAGAGAGACAGACAAAAGAAGGATGGGGCTCAAAAGTAATTGACAGATTATCATGTGATTTGACAAAAAGCTTTCCAGAGATGAAAGGGTTTTCACCCAGAAATTTGAAGTATATGCGTCGATTTGCAGAAGAATATGCAAACAAGGAAATTGTGCAAGAGGTTCTTGCACAATTGACATGGTATCACAATATTACGCTCCTTGAGAAGATAAATAATTCTGTGGAACGACAATGGTATGCTCAAGAAGCAATCAAGCAGGGTTGGTCCAGAAATGTTTTGGTACATCATATTGAATCAAATTTGTATCTCAGACAAGGGAAAGTTACGCATAATTTTAGTACCCCATTACCCGCGCCACAGTCCGATTTAGCGCGGCAAACACTTAAAGATCCGTACATTTTTGATTTTCTTTCTTTGGGAGAAGAGGCTATCTAAAAGATGAACAAAATGACAACAAAGACAACAGGCATCCACGAAGATGAATTGAACGCAAAGCTTGAACCATTCCACAACAAAGACAAAGTGGAGTTCAAACCAAAGTTCATCGAACATTACAGTAAACTCACTGATTTCGAAGTATTCAAAAAATATTCTCTCGCATTTCTCAGAAGATCCATACGAGTCAACACGTTAAAGACAACAGTTGAAGAAATGAAAGCTGCTCTAAACAAAGACTGGCATCTCACCCCAATTCCGTGGTGCAAAGAAGGATTCTGGATAGAGCATAAAGGCATTGGTGAAGAAAAAAGAAGAGACGTGGGAAACCTCATCGAACACGCGTTGGGATATATCTATGTGCAGGAAGCGGCGTCGATGATCCCGCCTGTTGTCCTTAATCCACAGCCAGGAGAAATAATTCTTGATATGTGCGCGGCGCCAGGAAGCAAAACAACACAAATCGCGCAATACATGCAAAACAAAGGTCTATTAATCGCGAATGATTTCACCTATCAACGCTTGCAAGCGTTAGGATTAAATGTCCAGCGTTGTGGAATCACAAATATTGTGCTAACAGAAATGCGTGGTCATACATTCAAGGATTTTCAGTTTGACAGAATTTTAATTGACGCGCCGTGTTCAGGAACAGGAACAATTAGAAAATCACTGAAAACATTGTTGATGTGGAACATGGCGGGAATAAGACAACTCGCAGGTCAGCAACGGCAATTAATAGAAGTCGCGTTCAACAATCTCAAGCCAGAGGGAACAATGGTATACTCAACCTGTTCTAATGAGCCAGATGAAGATGAAGCAGTGGTCAGCTTCTTGCTCGAAAAATATCCAAACGCAGTCTGCGAAGAAATCAAACTCAATATCAAGCATGGTCCACCAATCATGGAGTTTGAAGGAAGAAAATACCATGAAGGCGTTAAACATACGTTACGATTATGGCCGCAGGATAATGATACTGAAGGCTTTTTTATTGCGAAGATTCGGAAGAAAGAGTTTAAATAAGTTACGAAAATGCAACAAGTTTCTCCAAAGTACGTTTATCTTCTTCACAAAAATGGAATGATGCTTGAGAATAATTATCTGCGTTCATGATACACTCCCCTTCCTTTAAATGATCCTGTGCTGGAAGATGATGCCCATATCCAAATATTCCATGACCTATCTCATGCGCGAGAAGTGAAGGATATGTTCTTGGTAAAACAATAGTCTCAGCGTGCATATCGATAAGTCCGCGTGCATGGTAGCGACCACTTGGTCCAACAGTAACTGGACCAAAAAGAGTATTATCTTCTCCTCTATAAGGCTGATAAAAAGGAATAATCCGAACAGTAAACCCTACGGGAGAATGGTGTTCGTCAGTTGCAATGGAATCAAGAGGCATGTATTCTGGAAAATTTTCTTCATCGTAGTACGCAAGACCGCGGAGTTGAAATTGAAGTTTTCCATGCGTCGGTTCTCCATATTGTTTGTTCAAATTGTGAAGAAGCGTATCAATTCTTTGTACTGAAATCACTTCTTCGGGAGATCCTTCTAACGGAAGTGGATATTTTGGAGAACTAATGACTGCAATATCAACAGGAACAGGGAGTTTTCGATGAACAAGATCCATAACGACATGAAACATATCCCCACGAGTGTCGTGCCAATATTGCGCTTGGTATTTTGCTGTTATGAGTTGTCGCATGAAATCACTTCTTTACTGAATCACGTCATCATACGGTTTTGTCGCGGCGATTTTCTTTGAACTAAAATGCCACCATTCTGCGGTATTTTCTCTTGATGAAGAGTATGGAGTAAAAGAGGTACTCATCACTGTTCGGAGAAGCTCTCGCAAATCCAATATACTCTTTGTTGGATGTACAAAGTATCCTCTTTGCGCGAAAGCCATTGTATCCTCTTCTGTTTTTTTGTCTCGCGCATTATAAAATTCAGAATAAAGCGAAAATTCATCAAATTGCGAACCCATCCAAACTTCTTGACCATTCAGTGTTGCAAGGGTCACATCAAGTGTTCTTCCATAATTGTGCCCTGAATATTTCCCTTCTGTTCTGTTAATATAAGCAACCCATTTACCTACATGTTTTCCTTTTCCTGCTTGTTCTTGTTCTCTGCCCCACTGCATCATTGCTTCTGATGCTTGTATAGGTCTGTACGCGTCTTTGACAAGAAGTTGGAGCCCATATTGTTTGAGTGTAGCATTTGCTTGAATGAGATCCTCAACAATTTCTGGATATGTCCATGCTTTTGCTGCTTCGTAGCCAGGCAATACTTTTCCCATAAAATTTCTTGTTGTCGCGTAGACAGGATCAACGAGAACAGAGGCGTTTCTGTTTGCGGAATATCGTTCAATACTTACAAATGGATTTGCTGCTGCGAAAGCAGTGTTCGGTACAAGAAGACGAGCAATAATCATTTCTAGAAAATTTCTTCTGGTTGTCATCGTTATTTTCCCTCATGCAATTCTGGAAACAGAATTCTATCATCTAAAGGTGTTCGATAATCTTTGAAGCGAATAGGCACTGATTCTGCGGGGGTTCTTTTACAGACAACAAGATGAAGATGTGGACCTGTGGAAAGTCCAGTATTCCCGCTCCATCCAATCGGTTGTCCTTGTTCTACTCTTGTCATTTTTCCTGTCTTTTTCCAACGTTCTTTTAATTCATAATCAACGCCTTGGAAGTAAAGGTGCGCGTAAATAGCGAATGTCCCATCATTATGACGGATGGTCACATAATTTGTTTCTTTTGTTGCTTTTCTTCGTAACAGAGGGTCTGCGTCTTCATCCAGAAAATGTGTATAATTAAATCTTCCAGAGTCTCGCCAGTCCGCAAGAAAGCCTGCTCGTGCGGCGCGAAGTTGCGTTCCTTCTTCTAATCCAAAGTCTATTGCGTATGTGCTATCATGGAAAGCTCTTGATTTTTTATGTGTTCCAGGAGCTCGTTTTCTATACCCTCCAAAGAAACCTTGAGTGATTTCTGGAACTGTTGAAAAAGGAAGAATGTAGGTCATTAAACTTGCCACCCATATCTCTGAGCAATTCTATTAAAGAAAGGGTGAACTAAAATGGGAATTCCTGTTTGCTGATATGCTTGTTCGTAGAATGCTCTTGGAACAACTTGTGTTTGAGGAACTTCCACACGTTCACAGCCCACAATCTTTGACCATGCGTATGGCTGTTCTCGTTTTGCTTTATAGATTATTCGTAAGGGATGATTTTTATCTTGAGCAACGTCAACGAGCGTATCAAAAACAGGATGTGCTGCTCCATTGAGAAATGCAGT
This genomic interval carries:
- a CDS encoding DUF1016 domain-containing protein, producing MVNFPESKEDDYFTLLSRLKKRIQEAQVKAVISVNRELVFLYWEIGRNILERQTKEGWGSKVIDRLSCDLTKSFPEMKGFSPRNLKYMRRFAEEYANKEIVQEVLAQLTWYHNITLLEKINNSVERQWYAQEAIKQGWSRNVLVHHIESNLYLRQGKVTHNFSTPLPAPQSDLARQTLKDPYIFDFLSLGEEAI
- a CDS encoding NOL1/NOP2/sun family putative RNA methylase translates to MTTKTTGIHEDELNAKLEPFHNKDKVEFKPKFIEHYSKLTDFEVFKKYSLAFLRRSIRVNTLKTTVEEMKAALNKDWHLTPIPWCKEGFWIEHKGIGEEKRRDVGNLIEHALGYIYVQEAASMIPPVVLNPQPGEIILDMCAAPGSKTTQIAQYMQNKGLLIANDFTYQRLQALGLNVQRCGITNIVLTEMRGHTFKDFQFDRILIDAPCSGTGTIRKSLKTLLMWNMAGIRQLAGQQRQLIEVAFNNLKPEGTMVYSTCSNEPDEDEAVVSFLLEKYPNAVCEEIKLNIKHGPPIMEFEGRKYHEGVKHTLRLWPQDNDTEGFFIAKIRKKEFK
- a CDS encoding M23 family metallopeptidase; translated protein: MTYILPFSTVPEITQGFFGGYRKRAPGTHKKSRAFHDSTYAIDFGLEEGTQLRAARAGFLADWRDSGRFNYTHFLDEDADPLLRRKATKETNYVTIRHNDGTFAIYAHLYFQGVDYELKERWKKTGKMTRVEQGQPIGWSGNTGLSTGPHLHLVVCKRTPAESVPIRFKDYRTPLDDRILFPELHEGK